The following proteins come from a genomic window of Paracoccus tegillarcae:
- a CDS encoding DNA polymerase Y family protein, which produces MGPFRILYLDMNSFFASVEQQLNPGLRGRPVAITAVDSGSGACVAASYEAKAFGVKTGTSVRDARRLCPGITFLPSRHRLYVRFNLAVADVLDRHAELTHIRSVDEFQLALSGEARSLAGATGLVARLKAAVAAEVGICLRFSAGIGPNHLLAKIAGKLEKPDGCRWLSPENMPQAIAHLSLDDLPGISEAMKARLYRARIFDIPSLHALDPRHARLIWRSVEGERFVRMLQGMEIPLIATERGGFGNSKVLAPEFRDPVRAYHVGRWLVEKASARLRRDGRVAARFSLTVSFLAGGTWARNVSCFPTQDTAIFLRLHRALWIRLWRSVRPGAIISLGVHLGDVDLLTARQGDLLLPLAPAELTRGEQISKALDQINARFGDGAIRFGLNAPHPGFFERG; this is translated from the coding sequence ATGGGTCCGTTCCGCATTCTATATCTCGACATGAACAGCTTCTTCGCGAGCGTCGAACAGCAACTCAACCCAGGCCTCCGCGGCCGACCCGTCGCGATCACCGCCGTCGATTCGGGCTCCGGCGCCTGTGTCGCCGCCTCCTATGAGGCCAAGGCCTTCGGCGTGAAAACCGGCACCAGCGTGCGCGATGCCCGCCGGCTCTGCCCCGGCATCACCTTCCTGCCCTCCCGCCATCGCCTCTATGTCCGCTTCAACCTGGCCGTCGCCGATGTGCTCGATCGCCATGCCGAACTGACCCATATCCGCAGCGTCGATGAGTTCCAGTTGGCCCTGTCCGGCGAGGCACGCAGCCTTGCCGGTGCGACGGGTCTCGTCGCCCGGCTGAAAGCGGCGGTCGCGGCAGAGGTCGGCATCTGCCTGCGGTTTTCCGCAGGGATCGGGCCAAATCATCTCTTGGCCAAGATCGCCGGCAAGCTCGAAAAGCCCGATGGCTGCCGCTGGCTTTCCCCTGAAAACATGCCCCAGGCCATCGCCCATCTTTCCCTGGACGATCTGCCGGGGATTTCAGAGGCGATGAAGGCCCGGCTTTACCGCGCACGCATCTTCGATATTCCAAGTCTCCATGCGCTCGATCCGCGCCACGCCCGGTTGATCTGGCGATCGGTCGAGGGCGAACGCTTCGTGCGGATGTTGCAAGGTATGGAGATCCCGCTCATTGCCACCGAGCGCGGAGGGTTCGGCAACAGCAAGGTGCTGGCCCCGGAGTTTCGCGATCCGGTCCGCGCCTATCATGTCGGCCGCTGGCTGGTCGAGAAGGCGAGCGCCCGTCTGCGCCGCGATGGTCGCGTTGCGGCCCGGTTCAGCCTCACGGTCAGCTTTCTGGCTGGCGGCACTTGGGCGCGAAATGTCAGCTGCTTTCCGACCCAGGACACGGCGATCTTTCTCAGGCTGCACCGCGCCCTCTGGATACGCCTCTGGCGCAGCGTTCGGCCCGGTGCGATCATCAGCCTTGGCGTCCATCTGGGCGATGTCGATCTTCTGACCGCGCGGCAAGGAGATTTGCTCCTTCCCCTTGCCCCGGCCGAACTGACGCGGGGCGAGCAGATCTCGAAGGCACTCGATCAGATCAATGCCCGCTTTGGCGATGGCGCCATCCGGTTTGGTCTCAATGCACCGCATCCGGGGTTTTTCGAGCGTGGGTAG
- a CDS encoding thermonuclease family protein → MTLTRQFILAALFIATSSTAAFAQTRVVDGDTFDLDGLRIRINGIDAPELGQRCGDWDCGQAALDQLDTLISAGTVSCEALDQDKYGRTIARCDADGQDLGDAMIAAGLARAFTRYSDDYVGAEEIARTAAVGIWQGDYETPWDFRDRKWAEATQQAPEGCPIKGNISSGGKIYHAPWSPWYGKTRINVAKGERWFCSEDEAITAGWRAPIWR, encoded by the coding sequence ATGACACTGACCCGACAATTCATCCTTGCCGCACTCTTCATCGCCACCTCATCGACAGCCGCCTTCGCGCAGACGCGCGTGGTGGATGGCGATACCTTCGACCTCGACGGACTTCGCATCAGAATCAACGGCATAGATGCCCCGGAACTTGGGCAGCGCTGCGGCGATTGGGATTGCGGCCAGGCGGCGCTGGACCAGCTCGACACGCTGATTTCAGCAGGCACGGTCAGCTGCGAGGCGCTGGACCAGGACAAATACGGACGCACGATTGCCCGCTGTGATGCCGATGGTCAGGATCTCGGTGATGCCATGATTGCAGCGGGCCTGGCTCGCGCCTTCACGCGCTATTCAGATGACTATGTCGGTGCAGAGGAAATCGCCCGGACGGCGGCGGTCGGCATCTGGCAAGGCGATTACGAGACGCCCTGGGATTTCCGGGACCGGAAATGGGCTGAGGCCACCCAGCAGGCACCGGAGGGCTGCCCGATCAAGGGCAATATTTCGTCGGGTGGCAAGATTTACCACGCGCCATGGTCGCCGTGGTATGGAAAGACCCGGATCAATGTCGCCAAGGGCGAACGCTGGTTCTGTTCCGAAGATGAAGCCATCACTGCTGGCTGGCGCGCGCCGATCTGGCGGTGA
- a CDS encoding DUF6927 domain-containing protein translates to MGWLIYPDTPACIRDEIARLCTWDSENGRGFPVLISRKGSVWYAAIRAEPAAGRLDTGRDPTGHFETDATGGYTFAAVFLTTTSKGEWGYKDMDETSGPNQAQAPAKLLDLLSPTSAEYALDWRQRCRDHAARNSRRMKPGDVICLATPLRFSDGAELQTFRVSKEKWGRSNRTVFISTETGGRYSISNIMSRDWTRI, encoded by the coding sequence ATGGGCTGGCTCATCTATCCCGACACCCCCGCCTGCATCCGCGATGAAATCGCCCGGCTCTGCACCTGGGACAGCGAGAATGGACGGGGTTTCCCCGTCCTGATCAGCCGCAAGGGCTCGGTCTGGTATGCGGCGATCCGCGCGGAACCTGCCGCTGGCCGACTGGACACCGGGCGCGACCCCACCGGGCATTTCGAGACTGACGCCACCGGCGGCTATACTTTTGCCGCCGTGTTCCTGACCACGACCAGCAAGGGCGAGTGGGGCTATAAGGACATGGACGAAACCAGCGGCCCCAATCAGGCCCAGGCCCCGGCGAAACTGCTGGACCTGCTGTCACCGACAAGCGCCGAATACGCCCTCGACTGGCGGCAGCGCTGCCGCGACCACGCGGCGCGCAACAGCCGCCGCATGAAACCCGGTGACGTGATCTGTCTGGCAACGCCCCTGCGGTTTTCGGATGGCGCTGAGTTGCAGACCTTCCGCGTCTCAAAGGAAAAATGGGGGCGCAGCAACCGAACGGTGTTCATCAGCACCGAAACCGGCGGGCGCTATTCCATCAGCAACATCATGTCCCGCGACTGGACCCGCATCTGA
- a CDS encoding N-6 DNA methylase — MAHPAVTAFLRALDQFDRSKTRTEIFRLFCEMAYCALAKRASPFSDQRDRLEAQYMDCVGRFPNKDDVRRMPEMMAVAIEAIAGGGIDFIGQVAAEIGALDAGLGQFFTPYEVSRLMAEISLGDTARQIEAQGFITVSEPAAGAGGMVLAMADALESQGFDPARHIWVEAVELFRSTFHMAYIQISTRGIAGRVINGNSLSLEVFEQSYTASAPVFYGLHGDPFAKQKDVARRAAQAEEEARARTRELLHSTAPVQACAVWQCD; from the coding sequence ATGGCCCACCCCGCCGTGACCGCATTCCTGCGCGCCCTCGATCAGTTTGACCGCTCGAAAACCCGCACCGAGATCTTCCGCCTGTTCTGCGAAATGGCCTATTGCGCGCTTGCCAAGCGCGCCTCCCCGTTCTCCGATCAGCGGGACCGGCTGGAAGCACAATACATGGACTGCGTCGGCAGGTTCCCGAACAAGGACGATGTGCGGCGCATGCCTGAAATGATGGCGGTCGCCATCGAGGCCATCGCCGGCGGCGGCATCGACTTCATCGGCCAGGTCGCGGCCGAGATCGGCGCGCTCGATGCGGGCCTCGGGCAATTTTTCACGCCCTATGAGGTCAGCCGCCTGATGGCTGAAATAAGCCTTGGCGATACCGCTCGCCAGATTGAGGCGCAGGGCTTCATCACTGTGTCCGAACCCGCCGCCGGTGCCGGTGGCATGGTTCTGGCGATGGCCGATGCGCTCGAAAGCCAGGGCTTTGATCCGGCCAGGCATATCTGGGTTGAGGCGGTCGAACTGTTCCGCAGCACTTTCCACATGGCCTATATCCAGATCAGCACGCGCGGCATCGCCGGTCGGGTGATCAACGGCAACAGCCTTTCGCTGGAGGTGTTCGAGCAGTCATATACAGCGTCTGCGCCGGTGTTCTATGGACTGCATGGCGATCCGTTCGCGAAGCAGAAGGACGTCGCCCGCCGTGCCGCGCAGGCCGAGGAAGAGGCCCGCGCCCGGACGCGCGAGCTGCTGCACAGCACCGCGCCGGTCCAGGCTTGCGCTGTCTGGCAATGCGATTGA
- a CDS encoding type II toxin-antitoxin system VapC family toxin yields MFLDASALVAVLLRESDGTALLKAMEAARGTLRFSPVVRMEAVLALVRARIETRGKGPATAADYADATGLVDQLLEALEAQDMPITSEIGKGAIAALAIYGKQVGHPAQLNMGDALSYACAKAEQVPLLYKGRDFSETDLA; encoded by the coding sequence ATGTTTCTCGATGCCAGCGCGCTGGTCGCGGTGCTGCTGCGGGAATCGGACGGCACCGCGCTGCTGAAGGCGATGGAGGCCGCACGCGGCACGCTGCGCTTTTCACCAGTGGTGCGGATGGAGGCGGTGCTGGCACTGGTGCGCGCGCGGATCGAGACGCGCGGCAAGGGACCGGCCACTGCCGCCGACTACGCCGATGCGACCGGGCTGGTCGATCAGCTGCTGGAAGCCCTCGAAGCGCAGGACATGCCGATCACCAGCGAGATCGGCAAGGGCGCGATCGCGGCGCTGGCAATCTACGGCAAGCAGGTGGGCCACCCGGCGCAGCTGAACATGGGCGATGCGCTGTCCTATGCCTGCGCGAAGGCCGAACAGGTTCCGCTGCTCTACAAGGGACGGGATTTCAGCGAAACCGATCTGGCGTAG
- a CDS encoding type II toxin-antitoxin system VapB family antitoxin — protein sequence MAILIRGDEIDALVEKYCAMTGQSNKSEAVRRALAAQIEALAAKESLADRVAKIQRQAADGGFVSPKSSDKAFMDEMWGEN from the coding sequence ATGGCAATCCTGATCAGAGGCGACGAGATCGACGCATTGGTCGAAAAATACTGTGCCATGACGGGCCAGAGCAACAAGAGCGAGGCGGTGCGCCGGGCACTGGCGGCACAGATCGAGGCGCTGGCGGCGAAAGAAAGCCTGGCGGACCGGGTTGCGAAGATCCAGCGGCAGGCGGCTGACGGCGGGTTCGTCTCCCCGAAAAGCTCCGACAAGGCGTTCATGGATGAGATGTGGGGCGAGAACTGA
- a CDS encoding DUF1173 family protein, protein MRSADIAVPASRYQLGADTFDAASPNWQGILATAHRNKARPACLCSSASPLMYVAKIQGEFYLKRMPGTGHAHDPSCDSFAMPPELSGLGQVEGKAITTDDSGETTLKLDFPLSVRGRRGVAPDAGDHEPTVAEASPSKLGLLGLLHFLWDAAGLTMWRPAYARRSWWIVHRELTAAAERANAKSMPLSSVLFVPPMFSAEKKDELAAARRRFLHHLQPVKGKPMPLGVLVAELKDMEPSQYGRRIRFKHLPDMAFFMEEELCARFDKLAGDKIRDVEAVEGAHLIVIATFNMRGNYAEIRQIAVMAVTAQWIPFDHDRELRLIEAMRDRHFSKSLRYNMRQDAPIANAVMLDTSPPTALYCPSQALQPELERELVEIAAEGVYPAWIWPAQDDDMPGLPAAG, encoded by the coding sequence ATGCGTTCAGCCGATATTGCCGTCCCCGCCAGCCGCTATCAGCTCGGTGCTGATACCTTCGATGCCGCATCACCCAATTGGCAAGGCATTCTCGCTACGGCGCATCGGAACAAGGCCCGGCCGGCTTGCCTCTGTTCATCAGCATCCCCGCTCATGTATGTCGCCAAGATCCAGGGCGAATTTTATCTGAAGCGGATGCCCGGCACCGGACACGCCCATGACCCCTCCTGCGACAGCTTCGCCATGCCGCCGGAACTGTCGGGTCTTGGTCAGGTCGAGGGCAAGGCCATCACCACCGATGACAGCGGCGAAACCACTCTCAAGCTGGATTTCCCCCTTTCGGTCCGAGGCCGGAGGGGCGTTGCCCCGGATGCCGGCGATCACGAACCCACCGTGGCCGAGGCCAGCCCCAGCAAGCTGGGTCTCCTTGGCTTGCTGCATTTCCTCTGGGATGCCGCCGGCCTGACCATGTGGCGCCCCGCCTATGCGCGCCGGTCCTGGTGGATCGTTCATCGCGAACTGACCGCCGCGGCCGAGCGCGCCAATGCGAAATCCATGCCGCTGTCCTCGGTCCTGTTCGTGCCGCCCATGTTTTCCGCCGAGAAGAAGGACGAACTGGCCGCCGCGCGTCGGCGCTTCCTGCATCACCTTCAGCCGGTCAAGGGCAAGCCCATGCCCCTGGGCGTGCTTGTGGCCGAGCTGAAGGACATGGAGCCGTCCCAATATGGCCGGAGGATTCGGTTCAAGCATCTGCCTGACATGGCCTTTTTCATGGAAGAGGAGCTGTGCGCCCGTTTCGACAAGCTTGCCGGTGACAAGATCCGCGACGTGGAGGCCGTCGAAGGCGCCCATCTGATCGTCATCGCCACCTTCAACATGCGCGGCAACTATGCCGAGATCCGGCAGATCGCCGTTATGGCCGTCACGGCACAGTGGATCCCCTTCGATCATGATCGCGAGCTGCGTCTGATCGAGGCCATGCGAGATCGCCATTTCAGCAAAAGTCTACGCTACAACATGCGCCAGGACGCCCCGATCGCCAATGCCGTGATGCTCGACACCTCGCCCCCCACCGCTCTTTACTGCCCATCGCAAGCACTCCAACCCGAACTCGAACGCGAACTGGTCGAAATCGCAGCAGAAGGCGTCTATCCGGCGTGGATCTGGCCGGCGCAGGATGATGACATGCCGGGATTGCCAGCTGCTGGATAA
- a CDS encoding DEAD/DEAH box helicase codes for MTGDADFRVSLAKYQLNAVDALAETLRTVSALHDREPEHRTRISRELGVILLQAPTGSGKTLMLGRALEAVRGQLSAKTVWFWFAPYAGLVTQTRSALTAQCGALRQRDVYADREASAARDGDVFVQTWASVAVVKKESRKVRSDKEASLSVDSMIAELRERGFRIGVVIDEAHLNFGSGAAATADFFLNVLSPDFTVLATATPNDAKLEKFERDAGLKVASRVTVAREAVVKAGLNKIGLMVGVLRFKEEDRALIDTEAATLTAGWSQHSFIKDKLAEKGISLTPLMLVQVEDQQEGKEDPVARVTERLIEIGVPEKAIAVHTSGEPDPAFHTLAYDPEIEVLVFKLAVATGFDAPRAWTLVSVRPSRGRDFGLQIVGRIMRVHPLVRPLHGSEPLLDRGYVFMSDPELQVGLDEAAADLKAVREGIAVLTDTLDVNVLGNDTRAAESYGATPLPPPPVQTVPGETEGDRIERQVSMGLLNPNYATASPPRQQSALSAVEGFSAPATPPLFPNLPDVLSPRVTPAQPVPQEHQVKYLLRTDLGIPTALVREELPNLFDIEGDLCPQIAREFCRMVPMTSMLLAVNSNAELSMRDLFNAGQTDQRNLSVRMSAARIAEQAQAQLMFNDGIDPRRIREAVEAELARLCQKDGIAATSRDIRRTINLAILRQPQALKEAVRIAQGHHIRLESNEPVPTEQFGPKDAPKAKKGAYGAFIGRYNRPERAFVEMLDNDDTGRIKWWLRNPENEKWATRLILPTGKRFFPDFVVGVSGRRTRDSIALVEIKDDGETGRLHSDSNAIKIRSEHSEYKKVFWSYREAEGIFLKAVWNHSYNRIFGAGPFEIEDMVMIH; via the coding sequence ATGACGGGTGACGCTGATTTCCGAGTATCGCTGGCCAAGTATCAGTTGAACGCCGTCGATGCGCTGGCTGAGACGCTGCGCACCGTATCCGCCCTGCATGACCGCGAACCCGAACACCGGACGCGGATTTCGCGTGAGTTGGGGGTGATCCTGCTGCAAGCCCCGACCGGATCGGGCAAAACCCTGATGCTGGGCCGTGCGCTGGAAGCCGTGCGTGGGCAGCTTTCGGCCAAGACGGTCTGGTTCTGGTTCGCCCCCTATGCCGGGCTGGTGACGCAGACCCGCAGCGCCCTGACCGCCCAATGCGGCGCGTTGCGCCAGCGCGATGTCTATGCCGACCGCGAGGCAAGTGCTGCGCGGGATGGCGATGTGTTCGTGCAGACCTGGGCCTCGGTCGCCGTGGTCAAGAAGGAAAGCCGCAAGGTCCGCAGTGACAAGGAGGCGTCGCTGTCGGTGGACAGCATGATTGCCGAGTTGCGCGAGCGGGGGTTCCGTATCGGCGTGGTGATCGACGAGGCGCATCTGAATTTCGGCTCGGGTGCTGCGGCGACGGCGGATTTCTTTCTGAATGTGCTCTCGCCCGATTTCACGGTGCTGGCCACGGCCACGCCGAACGATGCCAAGCTGGAAAAGTTTGAACGCGATGCCGGGTTAAAGGTGGCAAGCCGCGTGACGGTTGCCCGTGAGGCCGTGGTGAAGGCGGGGTTGAACAAGATCGGCCTGATGGTCGGCGTGCTGCGGTTCAAGGAAGAGGACCGGGCGCTGATCGACACCGAAGCGGCGACCCTGACGGCGGGATGGTCGCAGCATTCGTTCATCAAGGACAAGCTGGCTGAAAAGGGGATCAGCCTGACGCCGCTGATGCTGGTGCAGGTCGAGGATCAGCAAGAGGGGAAGGAAGACCCGGTTGCGCGGGTGACGGAGCGGCTGATCGAGATCGGGGTGCCCGAGAAGGCGATTGCCGTCCACACCTCGGGCGAGCCCGACCCCGCGTTTCACACGCTGGCCTATGACCCCGAGATCGAGGTTCTGGTGTTCAAGCTGGCCGTAGCGACCGGGTTCGATGCGCCGCGAGCATGGACGCTGGTTTCGGTGCGCCCGTCGCGCGGGCGGGATTTCGGTTTGCAGATCGTGGGGCGGATCATGCGGGTGCATCCGCTGGTGCGTCCGCTGCATGGGTCTGAGCCGCTGCTGGACCGGGGCTATGTCTTCATGTCGGACCCGGAGCTGCAGGTGGGCCTGGATGAGGCCGCCGCCGATCTGAAAGCGGTGCGCGAGGGGATCGCGGTGCTGACCGACACGCTCGACGTGAATGTGTTGGGCAACGATACGCGGGCGGCAGAAAGCTATGGCGCAACGCCGTTGCCGCCCCCGCCCGTGCAAACAGTGCCGGGTGAGACCGAGGGCGACCGGATTGAACGGCAGGTGTCGATGGGGTTGCTGAACCCGAACTATGCCACCGCCTCGCCCCCGCGCCAGCAAAGCGCCTTGAGTGCAGTCGAAGGCTTTTCGGCCCCGGCCACACCGCCTCTGTTCCCGAACCTTCCCGATGTCCTGTCGCCTCGCGTGACACCCGCACAGCCGGTGCCGCAAGAACATCAGGTGAAGTATCTGCTGCGGACGGATTTGGGCATTCCAACCGCGCTTGTGCGGGAGGAACTGCCGAACCTGTTCGACATCGAAGGCGACCTCTGCCCGCAGATCGCCCGCGAGTTTTGCCGGATGGTGCCCATGACCTCGATGTTGCTGGCGGTGAACAGCAACGCCGAACTGTCGATGCGCGACTTGTTCAACGCGGGCCAGACGGATCAGCGCAACCTGAGTGTCAGGATGTCGGCGGCCCGGATCGCGGAACAGGCGCAAGCGCAGCTTATGTTCAATGACGGGATCGACCCCCGCCGCATCCGCGAAGCGGTAGAGGCCGAGCTTGCCCGCTTGTGCCAGAAGGATGGTATCGCCGCGACGAGCCGCGACATTCGCAGGACCATCAACTTGGCGATCCTGCGACAGCCGCAGGCGCTGAAAGAGGCCGTTCGCATCGCACAGGGCCATCACATCCGCTTAGAGAGTAACGAGCCAGTCCCGACAGAACAATTTGGCCCGAAGGACGCGCCAAAGGCCAAGAAGGGGGCCTACGGGGCTTTCATCGGTCGTTACAACCGACCAGAGCGGGCCTTTGTCGAAATGCTGGACAATGACGACACGGGCCGGATCAAGTGGTGGCTGCGCAACCCGGAAAACGAGAAGTGGGCAACGCGGCTGATCCTGCCGACCGGAAAGCGGTTCTTCCCTGATTTCGTTGTGGGCGTCAGCGGACGGCGCACCCGCGACAGTATCGCATTGGTCGAGATCAAGGATGACGGAGAAACCGGGAGGCTGCACTCGGACAGCAATGCGATCAAAATTCGCTCAGAGCACAGCGAATACAAGAAGGTCTTCTGGTCCTACCGGGAGGCAGAAGGCATATTTTTGAAAGCCGTGTGGAACCATTCTTACAACCGAATTTTCGGGGCGGGACCGTTTGAAATCGAAGACATGGTCATGATTCACTAG